In Massilia antarctica, the following are encoded in one genomic region:
- a CDS encoding DesA family fatty acid desaturase, with product MNLLSTTLNAVLDFMTTGLVGLSGWEVVIYTLIVTHITIASVTIYLHRHQAHRALDLHAIPSHFFRFWLWLTTGQVTKEWAAIHRKHHAKCDTVEDPHSPVTRGIRKVLFEGAELYRAESKNLETMEKYGHGTPDDWIERNLYTRFSWQGVAALLVINFALFGVIGVTIWAIQMAWIPITAAGIINGIGHYWGYRNYDCADAATNIIPFGILIGGEELHNNHHTFATSAKLSSKWYEFDIGWFYIRVLETLGLAKVKKVAPKPAFEHGKMVADLDTLQSVIANRYDVMAKYAKSVKQAWRDEFEHLKHKAELEARFLKSSRKLLQREPGKLEDPQKQQLVELFQHSKALETMHQMRVELGAIWERSHFTRDQLLQQLQDWCTRAEASGIKSLQEFSLRLRSYA from the coding sequence ATGAATTTGTTAAGCACCACCTTGAACGCTGTGCTCGATTTTATGACGACGGGCCTGGTTGGCTTGTCCGGCTGGGAAGTCGTGATTTACACCTTGATCGTGACCCATATCACGATTGCCAGCGTCACCATCTATTTACACCGCCACCAGGCGCACCGCGCGCTGGACCTGCATGCGATTCCAAGTCATTTTTTCCGTTTCTGGCTGTGGCTGACCACCGGCCAGGTCACCAAGGAGTGGGCCGCGATTCACCGCAAGCACCACGCCAAATGCGACACCGTCGAAGATCCGCACAGCCCTGTCACGCGCGGCATCCGCAAGGTTTTGTTTGAAGGCGCCGAGCTGTATCGCGCCGAATCGAAAAACCTGGAAACGATGGAAAAGTATGGCCACGGCACGCCGGACGACTGGATCGAACGCAATCTGTACACCCGTTTCAGCTGGCAGGGCGTTGCTGCCCTGCTGGTGATCAATTTCGCGCTGTTCGGCGTGATCGGCGTGACCATCTGGGCGATCCAGATGGCGTGGATTCCGATTACCGCGGCCGGCATCATCAACGGCATCGGCCACTATTGGGGTTATCGCAATTACGACTGTGCCGACGCGGCCACCAACATCATCCCGTTCGGCATCCTGATCGGCGGCGAAGAGCTGCATAACAATCACCACACCTTTGCGACGTCGGCCAAGCTGTCGTCGAAATGGTATGAATTCGATATTGGCTGGTTCTATATCCGCGTGCTGGAAACGCTGGGCCTGGCCAAGGTGAAGAAAGTCGCGCCCAAGCCGGCTTTCGAACATGGCAAGATGGTCGCCGACCTCGATACCTTGCAGTCGGTGATCGCCAACCGCTATGACGTGATGGCGAAATACGCCAAGTCGGTCAAGCAGGCGTGGCGCGACGAATTCGAACACCTCAAGCACAAGGCCGAGCTGGAAGCGCGCTTCCTGAAGTCCTCGCGCAAGCTGCTGCAGCGCGAGCCGGGCAAGCTGGAAGATCCGCAGAAACAGCAGCTGGTTGAGTTGTTCCAGCACAGCAAGGCGCTCGAAACGATGCACCAGATGCGGGTGGAGCTGGGCGCGATCTGGGAACGTTCGCATTTCACGCGCGACCAGTTGCTGCAGCAGTTGCAGGACTGGTGCACACGCGCCGAAGCGTCGGGTATCAAATCGCTCCAAGAGTTTTCGCTGCGTCTGCGCAGCTACGCGTAA
- a CDS encoding mechanosensitive ion channel family protein translates to MPLSNVLSDLIEDFDKPSFLYQAGAIAACIVLGWGLGYAIRRAWLRGRTGGGVVQMGVESFSYVLSPLAVVGFLALARWLFASQRYNVHLLRLALPLFASLAVIRLAFYLMRRVFARHGPVGAAILTFEKIFAMLVWLAVALYIAGLWPDVFEFLDDTKLPLGKNKVSMAAILQAIVSVVVLLMLALWAGASLEERLMGVQGIHTSSRAVIGRMSRAVLIIIAVLGSLTLVGIDLTVLSVFGGALGVGLGLGMQKIASNYVSGFVILLERSLAIGDMISVDKFTGKVTHINTRYTILEGLDGVETVLPNEMLISGPVQNQSLSHRSIRVATTLSVAYDSDLDVVMPLLEQQPHGVERVLDDPAPGVSLTRFGADGYDLELGFWISDPENGRGGVLSEVNKKIYALIQAGQIKLAYPSRDTRLLDAQMVSVLAGISRP, encoded by the coding sequence ATGCCCTTATCGAACGTACTGTCCGACCTGATCGAGGATTTCGACAAGCCCAGCTTTCTGTACCAGGCCGGGGCCATCGCTGCGTGTATCGTACTGGGATGGGGGCTGGGGTACGCGATCCGGCGTGCCTGGCTGCGCGGGCGCACCGGCGGCGGGGTGGTGCAGATGGGGGTGGAAAGTTTCTCCTATGTGCTCAGTCCGCTGGCGGTGGTGGGTTTCCTGGCGCTGGCCAGATGGTTGTTCGCATCGCAACGCTACAATGTGCACTTGCTGCGCCTGGCGCTGCCGCTGTTCGCTTCGCTGGCGGTGATCCGCCTGGCGTTTTACCTGATGCGGCGCGTATTCGCGCGCCACGGCCCGGTCGGCGCCGCCATTCTCACCTTCGAAAAAATCTTCGCCATGCTGGTCTGGCTGGCGGTGGCGCTGTACATCGCCGGGCTCTGGCCGGATGTGTTCGAGTTCCTCGACGATACCAAGCTGCCGCTCGGCAAAAACAAGGTCTCGATGGCCGCGATCCTGCAAGCCATCGTCTCCGTCGTGGTGTTGCTGATGCTGGCGCTGTGGGCCGGCGCATCCTTGGAAGAGCGCCTGATGGGCGTGCAGGGCATCCATACCTCGTCGCGCGCCGTGATCGGCCGCATGAGCCGGGCCGTGCTGATCATTATTGCCGTGCTCGGCAGCCTGACACTGGTGGGGATCGACCTGACCGTGCTGTCGGTGTTCGGCGGCGCGCTCGGCGTCGGCCTCGGCCTCGGTATGCAAAAGATCGCCAGTAACTATGTGTCGGGCTTTGTCATCTTGCTCGAACGCAGTCTTGCCATCGGCGACATGATTTCGGTCGATAAATTCACCGGCAAGGTTACCCATATCAATACCCGCTACACCATCCTGGAAGGGCTCGATGGGGTCGAGACGGTGTTGCCAAATGAAATGCTCATTTCCGGGCCGGTGCAGAACCAGTCGCTGTCGCACCGCTCGATCCGGGTGGCCACCACGCTCAGCGTGGCCTACGACAGCGACCTCGATGTGGTGATGCCGCTGCTCGAACAGCAGCCGCACGGGGTCGAGCGCGTGCTCGACGATCCGGCGCCTGGTGTCTCGCTGACCAGGTTCGGCGCCGACGGCTACGACCTGGAACTGGGCTTCTGGATCAGCGACCCGGAAAATGGTCGTGGCGGCGTTTTGTCTGAGGTAAACAAAAAGATTTACGCCCTGATCCAGGCCGGTCAGATCAAGCTGGCGTATCCTTCGCGCGACACTCGCCTGCTCGATGCCCAGATGGTGTCGGTTCTGGCTGGAATTTCTCGCCCGTAA
- a CDS encoding RsmB/NOP family class I SAM-dependent RNA methyltransferase produces MRLPPAILANTEEVLREILRFSAPADTTLSRYFKDHPRLGSRERGAVAEGIYAILRNKSFFTDFAEAGASPTMRRLTILGLAEAVGADSLGGLTEEETEFLTRIKEIDRNLMPPQMRSNLPKWLFDKFVAQYGEAETLVLADALNQPAPLDLRVNSIKATRDEVVAGLAEAPIEALPMPYAPLGLRVLKKPTLQNLPLFKSGAIEVQDEGSQVLSQIVGAKRGEMVVDFCAGAGGKTLALGALMRNTGRLYAFDISEKRLAKLKPRLARSGLSNVHPVQIAHERDAKIKRLAGKIDRVLVDAPCSGLGTLRRNPDVKWRQKVEAVAEMQEKQASILDGAARLLKGGGRLVYATCSLLDEENDFIVTQFLAAHPEFDLVPMSKVLAEQKIDLEMGDYLKLMPHKHQTDGFFAAVMERKPMAPKPPKDKPADEIDADADE; encoded by the coding sequence ATGAGATTGCCACCAGCGATACTCGCCAATACGGAAGAAGTATTGCGCGAGATCTTGCGTTTTTCGGCGCCCGCCGACACCACTTTGTCGCGCTACTTCAAAGACCATCCGCGCCTGGGCTCGCGCGAGCGTGGCGCCGTGGCGGAAGGCATTTACGCCATCCTGCGCAACAAATCCTTCTTTACCGACTTCGCCGAAGCGGGCGCCAGCCCGACCATGCGCCGCCTGACCATCCTCGGCCTGGCCGAAGCGGTCGGCGCCGATTCCTTGGGCGGCCTGACCGAAGAAGAAACCGAATTCCTTACCCGTATCAAGGAAATCGACCGCAACCTGATGCCGCCGCAAATGCGCTCGAACCTGCCAAAGTGGTTGTTCGACAAGTTCGTGGCCCAGTACGGCGAAGCCGAAACCCTGGTCCTGGCCGATGCCCTGAACCAGCCGGCCCCGCTCGACCTGAGGGTCAATTCGATCAAGGCCACGCGCGATGAAGTCGTCGCCGGCCTGGCCGAAGCGCCGATCGAAGCCTTGCCGATGCCGTACGCGCCGCTCGGCCTGCGCGTGCTGAAAAAGCCGACCCTGCAAAACTTGCCGCTGTTTAAAAGCGGCGCGATCGAGGTGCAGGACGAGGGCAGCCAGGTATTGAGCCAGATCGTCGGCGCCAAGCGCGGCGAAATGGTGGTCGATTTCTGCGCCGGCGCCGGCGGCAAGACCCTGGCGCTGGGCGCGCTGATGCGCAATACCGGTCGCCTGTACGCCTTCGATATTTCCGAAAAGCGCCTCGCCAAGCTCAAGCCGCGGCTGGCGCGCAGCGGCTTGTCGAACGTGCATCCGGTGCAGATCGCGCACGAACGCGACGCCAAGATCAAGCGCCTGGCCGGCAAGATCGACAGGGTGCTGGTCGACGCGCCCTGCTCGGGCCTGGGTACCCTGCGCCGCAATCCGGACGTGAAATGGCGCCAGAAAGTGGAAGCCGTCGCTGAAATGCAGGAAAAGCAAGCCTCGATCCTGGACGGCGCGGCGCGCCTGCTCAAGGGCGGCGGTCGCCTGGTGTACGCCACCTGCAGCCTGCTGGACGAAGAGAACGACTTCATCGTCACGCAATTCCTGGCGGCCCATCCAGAGTTCGACCTGGTGCCGATGAGCAAAGTGCTGGCTGAGCAAAAAATCGATCTGGAGATGGGCGACTACCTCAAGCTGATGCCGCACAAGCACCAGACCGACGGCTTTTTCGCCGCCGTGATGGAGCGCAAGCCGATGGCCCCGAAACCACCGAAAGACAAGCCGGCCGACGAGATCGACGCCGACGCCGACGAATAA
- the purN gene encoding phosphoribosylglycinamide formyltransferase, which produces MKNIVILISGRGSNMEAVVHAAREEQWPARIAAVISNKADAKGLEFAQSHGIPTAVVANKEFATREAFDAALQETIDRFAPDLVVLAGFMRILTPGFVAHYDGRMLNIHPSLLPLFPGLHTHQQALDAGVARHGATVHFVTAELDHGPAVLKAEVEVLPGDTADTLAARVLVQEHSLYPRAIRLFVEDRLSIDNGDVRIAEPTNN; this is translated from the coding sequence ATGAAAAACATTGTGATCCTCATTTCCGGGCGCGGCAGCAACATGGAAGCCGTCGTCCATGCTGCTCGGGAAGAGCAGTGGCCGGCGCGCATCGCGGCCGTCATCAGCAATAAGGCGGACGCCAAAGGCCTTGAATTTGCCCAGTCGCACGGCATCCCGACCGCCGTCGTCGCCAACAAGGAATTCGCCACGCGCGAAGCCTTCGATGCTGCCCTGCAGGAAACCATCGACCGCTTTGCGCCCGACCTGGTGGTGCTGGCCGGCTTCATGCGCATCCTCACGCCAGGCTTTGTCGCCCATTACGACGGGCGCATGCTCAATATTCATCCTTCGCTGCTGCCGCTGTTTCCCGGCCTGCATACCCACCAGCAGGCGCTCGACGCCGGCGTGGCCAGGCACGGCGCCACGGTGCATTTCGTCACCGCCGAACTCGATCACGGCCCGGCCGTGCTCAAGGCGGAAGTCGAGGTGCTGCCGGGCGACACCGCGGACACACTGGCCGCGCGCGTGCTGGTGCAGGAACACAGCCTGTACCCGCGCGCGATCCGCCTGTTCGTCGAGGACCGGCTCAGCATCGACAACGGCGACGTTCGCATCGCCGAACCAACAAATAATTAA
- a CDS encoding barstar family protein, whose translation MSLLITVPPNLVQSIRAFRVVELQEEAVRLGQHFLYAHCADTLTKQQVCGRIAENFYFPKPCGKNFDALRECLTDTIGKAGPQPGFIVVLEQLPNTQKFDKEARETLLDVFRDSADFWAEKKVPFRVFYSFE comes from the coding sequence ATGAGTTTGTTGATTACAGTGCCGCCCAATCTTGTGCAGTCCATCCGTGCCTTCCGTGTAGTGGAACTGCAAGAAGAAGCAGTCCGCCTGGGACAGCATTTCCTGTACGCGCATTGCGCCGATACCTTGACCAAGCAGCAGGTGTGCGGCCGCATCGCCGAGAATTTTTACTTTCCCAAGCCTTGCGGCAAGAATTTCGACGCCCTGCGCGAATGCCTGACCGACACCATCGGCAAGGCCGGGCCGCAACCGGGCTTTATCGTCGTGCTCGAACAATTGCCGAATACCCAGAAATTCGACAAGGAAGCGCGCGAAACCCTGCTTGACGTGTTCCGCGATTCGGCCGACTTCTGGGCCGAGAAAAAAGTCCCGTTCCGCGTGTTCTACTCCTTCGAGTAA
- a CDS encoding glycine zipper 2TM domain-containing protein: MNMHTKLIVTALGICALPFAQASEFADYGRVVRVQPRVEQVRQPREECRTEYVQVPAQAHQQDRSAGGAIIGGIAGALLGNQVGGGSGRAVATAAGAIAGAVVGDRVDNNGRAVQSQPQYPQEQAVRQCRMVDAYESRTTGYDVTYDYRGQTYTSLMDRDPGQRIRLRVSVEPERAQ; encoded by the coding sequence ATGAACATGCATACCAAACTGATCGTGACGGCACTGGGCATCTGCGCTCTGCCGTTCGCCCAGGCTAGCGAATTCGCCGATTACGGCCGCGTCGTCCGTGTCCAGCCGCGGGTCGAGCAAGTCCGCCAGCCGCGTGAAGAATGCCGTACCGAATACGTGCAGGTACCGGCGCAAGCGCACCAGCAAGACCGCAGCGCGGGCGGCGCCATCATCGGCGGCATTGCCGGCGCGCTGCTGGGCAATCAGGTCGGCGGCGGCAGCGGCCGCGCGGTGGCCACGGCGGCCGGCGCGATTGCCGGTGCGGTCGTTGGCGACCGGGTCGACAACAATGGCCGCGCCGTGCAGAGCCAGCCGCAGTACCCGCAGGAACAAGCCGTGCGCCAGTGCCGCATGGTCGACGCCTACGAGTCGCGCACCACCGGCTACGATGTCACCTACGACTACCGCGGACAGACTTACACCAGCCTGATGGACCGCGATCCCGGCCAGCGCATCCGCCTGCGCGTGTCGGTCGAGCCGGAACGCGCGCAGTAA
- a CDS encoding methyltransferase domain-containing protein — protein MLIKRKSIEQAESSRRPARKPKFAPVTLSEQDGVRYLHFGTEWVQGAMRIRKPDWPELEYAQQMMAWMLFIEAPRAIVQLGLGTATLTKYCYRSFPEAKVTAVELNPSVIAICASMFKMPPEDERLRVLEMDALDFVNDPANADAFDVLQCDLYDATARGPVLDTPEFYQACNACLRDGGMMTVNLFGDHPSFARNIKAMKFAFGHVICLPEVHDGNIVALCFKQRPVIDPEALAARAAQIATATKLPAKSWVKGMLAAK, from the coding sequence ATGCTCATCAAACGAAAATCCATCGAACAGGCCGAATCCTCGCGCCGCCCAGCCCGTAAGCCAAAATTTGCGCCCGTGACCTTATCCGAGCAGGATGGCGTGCGTTACCTGCACTTCGGTACCGAATGGGTCCAGGGCGCCATGCGCATCCGCAAACCCGACTGGCCCGAGCTCGAATACGCGCAGCAAATGATGGCCTGGATGCTGTTCATCGAGGCGCCGCGCGCCATCGTCCAGCTCGGCCTGGGCACCGCAACCCTGACCAAATACTGCTACCGCAGCTTCCCCGAGGCAAAGGTGACGGCGGTCGAACTCAATCCCTCCGTGATCGCGATCTGCGCCTCGATGTTCAAGATGCCGCCCGAGGACGAACGCCTGCGCGTGCTGGAAATGGATGCGCTCGACTTCGTCAACGATCCCGCCAACGCGGACGCCTTTGACGTGCTGCAATGCGACCTGTACGACGCCACCGCGCGCGGCCCGGTGCTCGACACGCCCGAGTTCTACCAGGCTTGCAACGCCTGCCTGCGCGACGGCGGCATGATGACGGTCAATCTGTTCGGCGATCATCCCAGCTTTGCGCGCAATATCAAGGCGATGAAATTCGCCTTCGGCCATGTGATCTGCCTGCCGGAAGTCCACGACGGCAACATCGTCGCCCTGTGCTTCAAACAACGCCCCGTCATCGATCCGGAAGCGCTCGCTGCGCGTGCCGCGCAAATCGCGACGGCGACCAAATTGCCAGCCAAATCCTGGGTCAAGGGCATGCTGGCGGCCAAGTAA
- a CDS encoding GspE/PulE family protein, producing MHPLSAVAQCKLVSALPPHKLLTLDVLTEWAAGKVRLPFIRIDPLKIDFTKVADVMTASYAARFNILPVELSGSKLVVATAEPFSVEWEAEIMKVSRRKIELVMANPLEISQYISQFFSLAKSIKDANKSKGQDLALRNNFEQLVELGKSNKLDANDQHVVNIVDWLWQYAFEQRASDIHLEPKREIASVRFRIDGVLHQVYQVPAVVMIAMTARIKLLGRMDVIEKRRPQDGRIKTRTSGGQEVELRLSTMPTAFGEKLVMRIFDPEVVVKTLPELGFPADDAVRWDGLTTRPHGIILVTGPTGSGKTTTLYTTLKALATTEVNVCTVEDPIEMVEPSFNQMQVQSGLDLGFSDGVRALMRQDPDIIMVGEIRDLATAEMAIQAALTGHLVLSTLHTNDAPSAVMRLLELGVPHYLLEATLIGIMAQRLVRTLCPLCKAPGGELNDDVWDSIGGSWNIPKPEVVYRPIGCPECRQTGFRGRTGLYELLTVTEGFTNMIGKQTDLAALRKQSVDDGMKPLRIAGAYKIIEGLTTADEVLKVTAKLT from the coding sequence ATGCATCCGCTCTCGGCCGTGGCCCAGTGCAAGCTGGTCTCCGCCCTGCCCCCGCACAAGCTGCTCACGCTCGACGTGCTGACCGAATGGGCGGCAGGCAAGGTGCGACTGCCCTTCATTCGCATCGACCCCCTGAAAATCGACTTCACCAAGGTCGCCGACGTGATGACGGCGAGCTACGCGGCGCGCTTTAACATCCTGCCGGTCGAACTGAGCGGCTCCAAGCTGGTGGTGGCCACCGCCGAACCGTTCTCGGTCGAGTGGGAAGCCGAGATCATGAAGGTGTCGCGCCGCAAGATCGAGCTGGTGATGGCCAACCCGCTCGAAATCTCGCAATATATTTCGCAGTTTTTCAGCCTGGCCAAATCGATCAAGGACGCCAACAAGTCCAAGGGCCAGGATCTGGCGCTGCGCAACAACTTCGAGCAACTGGTCGAACTGGGCAAGTCGAACAAGCTCGACGCCAACGACCAGCACGTGGTCAACATCGTCGACTGGCTGTGGCAGTACGCCTTCGAACAGCGCGCTTCCGACATTCACCTGGAACCGAAGCGCGAGATCGCCTCGGTGCGCTTCCGGATCGATGGCGTGCTGCACCAGGTGTACCAGGTGCCGGCGGTGGTGATGATCGCCATGACGGCGCGCATCAAGCTGCTCGGGCGCATGGACGTGATCGAAAAGCGCCGTCCGCAGGATGGGCGCATCAAGACGCGCACCAGCGGCGGCCAGGAAGTCGAGCTGCGCCTGTCGACCATGCCGACCGCCTTCGGCGAAAAGCTGGTGATGCGGATTTTCGATCCGGAAGTGGTGGTCAAGACCCTGCCCGAACTGGGCTTTCCGGCGGACGACGCGGTGCGCTGGGATGGGCTGACCACGCGGCCGCACGGCATCATCCTGGTGACCGGGCCGACCGGCTCGGGCAAGACCACGACCCTGTACACGACGCTCAAGGCGCTGGCCACCACGGAAGTGAATGTGTGCACGGTGGAAGACCCGATCGAGATGGTCGAGCCTTCATTCAACCAGATGCAGGTGCAGTCGGGCCTCGACCTGGGCTTTTCCGACGGCGTGCGCGCGCTGATGCGGCAAGATCCCGACATCATCATGGTCGGCGAGATCCGCGACCTGGCCACGGCCGAGATGGCGATCCAGGCGGCCCTGACCGGCCACCTGGTGCTGTCGACCCTGCACACCAACGATGCGCCCTCGGCCGTGATGCGGCTGCTGGAACTGGGCGTGCCGCACTATCTGCTGGAAGCGACCCTGATCGGCATCATGGCGCAGCGCCTGGTGCGCACCCTGTGCCCGCTGTGCAAGGCGCCCGGCGGCGAACTCAACGATGACGTGTGGGACAGCATCGGCGGCTCCTGGAACATTCCCAAGCCGGAGGTGGTGTACCGTCCGATCGGTTGCCCGGAATGCCGCCAGACGGGTTTCCGCGGCCGTACCGGCCTGTATGAACTGCTGACGGTCACCGAAGGCTTCACCAACATGATCGGCAAGCAGACCGACCTGGCCGCCCTGCGCAAGCAGAGCGTGGACGATGGCATGAAACCGCTGCGCATCGCGGGCGCGTACAAGATTATCGAGGGCTTGACGACGGCCGACGAAGTGCTCAAGGTGACGGCCAAGCTGACCTGA
- a CDS encoding transposase, whose translation MRPTRTATSWADKGYVDGEREGRLSKQGWRMHIQRKGSKGKPISEAQERRNKRIAKTRARIEHVFADMAQLGGKALSTIGLGRATL comes from the coding sequence ATCCGGCCAACACGAACCGCAACATCCTGGGCCGACAAGGGCTACGTCGACGGCGAGCGTGAAGGGCGGCTAAGCAAACAGGGCTGGCGCATGCACATCCAGCGCAAAGGAAGCAAGGGCAAGCCGATTTCGGAAGCCCAGGAGCGGCGCAACAAGCGCATCGCCAAGACCCGCGCCCGCATCGAGCATGTGTTTGCCGACATGGCGCAATTGGGCGGCAAGGCACTGAGCACCATCGGTCTGGGGCGCGCGACGCTTTAG
- a CDS encoding GTP-binding protein — translation MAQLDERAQRLTVKLVYYGPALSGKTSNLIRLHDLLTADRVGDMMLLETEGDRTLFFDLLPLGFTAPSGLLVTFKLFTVPGQVAHNGTRKAVLSRADGAVFVADSQYNQAVNNGASFDNLMANAATVGIDVASFPLVVQYNKRDLPDILSEEDLAHRWSKAPWPVLLASALQGDGVRETFSALLKQVYARLDLQFALLAEHGLAQEAFITAAGGELA, via the coding sequence ATGGCGCAATTGGACGAGCGCGCGCAGCGCCTGACCGTAAAGCTGGTCTACTATGGCCCCGCCCTCTCCGGCAAGACCAGCAACCTGATTCGCCTGCACGATTTGCTGACGGCCGACCGGGTGGGCGACATGATGCTGCTCGAAACCGAAGGCGACCGCACCTTGTTCTTCGACCTGCTGCCTCTCGGTTTCACCGCGCCGTCCGGCCTGCTCGTCACCTTCAAGCTGTTTACCGTTCCCGGACAGGTTGCCCACAACGGCACGCGCAAGGCGGTGCTCTCGCGCGCCGACGGCGCCGTATTCGTGGCCGACTCCCAGTATAACCAGGCAGTCAACAATGGCGCCTCATTCGACAACCTGATGGCCAATGCCGCCACCGTCGGGATCGATGTGGCCAGCTTTCCGCTGGTGGTCCAATACAACAAGCGCGACCTGCCCGATATCCTATCCGAGGAAGACCTCGCGCATCGCTGGAGCAAGGCGCCCTGGCCGGTGCTGCTGGCCAGCGCGCTGCAGGGCGACGGGGTGAGGGAAACGTTCTCGGCCTTGCTCAAGCAGGTCTACGCGCGGCTCGACCTTCAGTTCGCGCTGCTGGCCGAGCACGGCCTGGCGCAAGAGGCGTTCATCACGGCGGCCGGAGGAGAATTGGCGTGA
- a CDS encoding sensor histidine kinase, producing the protein MNKHLPAFDRQVSLRDMMRHVPAAALATAMEHSVGHAWRIADIDDELVRAGALAIDGPVCTVALVVDIDVVGTLSAPAERQDWLAPAGKWIELLLGASNRYRMAADLHLETVMSDHDELMAKHAALATSEARYRTLSAQLEARVQEQVDQIEQSQRRMYQAEKMASIGSLAAGMAHEINNPIGFIRSNLSTAKEYVATLAQAIAAAPAAAKLAYVLDDFPNLIDESIAGADRVSRIVADLKAYAHCEPAQFATIDPNDALRAAVRMLGDLPAGVRLDTEFAALPQVACDPDGLTRVVLALLLNARTAMRERQGVIRLASAAHDGELLVSVSDQGCGIEDTLLPRIFDPFFTTHGVGGGIGLGLTVAADVVRAHSGHIALRSTAGGGSTFDVHIPLHAGGRG; encoded by the coding sequence GTGAACAAACACCTGCCTGCATTCGACCGCCAGGTCAGCTTGCGCGACATGATGCGCCACGTCCCGGCGGCCGCCCTGGCAACGGCGATGGAGCACAGCGTCGGCCATGCCTGGCGCATCGCCGACATCGACGACGAGCTCGTGCGCGCGGGAGCGCTGGCGATCGATGGTCCCGTCTGCACGGTCGCGCTGGTGGTCGACATCGACGTGGTGGGGACCTTGTCCGCGCCGGCCGAGCGGCAGGACTGGCTGGCGCCGGCGGGGAAGTGGATCGAGCTGCTGCTGGGCGCCTCGAACCGTTACCGGATGGCCGCCGACCTGCATCTGGAAACGGTGATGTCCGACCATGACGAACTCATGGCCAAGCACGCGGCACTGGCCACCTCCGAGGCGCGCTACCGCACCCTGAGCGCGCAGCTCGAAGCGCGCGTGCAGGAGCAGGTCGACCAGATCGAACAGAGTCAGCGCCGCATGTACCAGGCCGAAAAAATGGCCTCGATCGGCAGCCTGGCGGCCGGCATGGCGCATGAGATCAATAACCCGATCGGCTTCATCAGGAGCAATCTGAGCACAGCCAAGGAGTACGTCGCCACCCTTGCGCAGGCCATCGCAGCGGCGCCCGCGGCGGCAAAGCTGGCCTATGTCCTCGACGATTTCCCCAACTTGATCGACGAATCGATCGCCGGCGCCGACCGGGTCTCGCGCATCGTCGCGGACCTGAAGGCCTACGCCCATTGCGAGCCGGCGCAGTTCGCGACCATCGATCCGAACGATGCGCTGCGCGCGGCCGTGAGGATGCTGGGCGACTTGCCGGCCGGGGTAAGGCTCGATACCGAATTCGCGGCGCTGCCGCAAGTCGCTTGCGACCCCGACGGCCTGACCCGGGTGGTGCTGGCCTTGCTCCTGAACGCGCGCACTGCCATGCGCGAGCGCCAGGGCGTGATCCGGCTCGCCAGCGCTGCCCATGACGGCGAGCTGCTCGTGTCGGTGAGCGACCAGGGCTGCGGAATCGAGGACACGCTGCTGCCGCGCATCTTCGACCCCTTCTTCACCACCCATGGCGTGGGCGGCGGAATCGGGCTCGGCTTGACGGTGGCCGCCGATGTCGTGCGCGCGCACAGCGGGCATATCGCGCTGCGCTCGACAGCGGGCGGCGGCAGCACCTTCGACGTGCACATCCCGCTGCACGCGGGGGGACGTGGATGA